In a single window of the Paenibacillus sp. MMS20-IR301 genome:
- a CDS encoding dihydroorotase, giving the protein MIIKNASVLGQEGVLERKHITLQDGVISKIQDAAEAVEEAGEVIDAEGKLLIPGLIDMHVHLREPGFEHKETIETGARSAAKGGFTTIACMPNTRPVTDSAEIVQLVKDKAREAGLVKVLPYAAITKNELGLELTDFAALKAAGAIGFTDDGVGVQNAQMMKDAMKLAAGLDMPVIAHCEDNSLVEGCAVAEGTFADKHGLKGIPNESEAIHVGRDILLSEATGVHYHVCHVSTEQSVRLIRQAKQIGIKVTAEVCPHHLLLSEEDIPGLDANWKMNPPLRSRRDVEACIEGLLDGTLDIIVTDHAPHSAEEKAKGMQLAPFGIVGFETAFPLLYTAFVATGKWDLSLLVQRMTADPARVFRLNTGSLAIGAPADLTLIDLNEEKEVNPDTFASKGRNTPFGGWKLKGWPVKTWVDGRAVWSEA; this is encoded by the coding sequence GTGATCATTAAAAATGCCAGTGTACTGGGCCAGGAAGGCGTGCTGGAACGCAAGCATATTACCTTGCAGGACGGAGTAATCTCGAAGATTCAGGATGCGGCGGAAGCGGTGGAGGAAGCCGGAGAGGTTATCGATGCGGAAGGCAAGCTGCTGATTCCGGGACTGATTGATATGCATGTGCATCTGCGTGAACCGGGTTTTGAGCATAAGGAAACGATTGAGACCGGTGCGCGTTCGGCGGCCAAGGGCGGATTCACAACCATCGCCTGCATGCCGAATACCCGGCCGGTAACAGACAGCGCGGAGATCGTCCAGCTGGTGAAGGATAAGGCGCGTGAAGCCGGACTCGTGAAGGTGCTGCCTTATGCGGCGATTACGAAGAATGAGCTGGGCCTTGAACTGACTGATTTTGCGGCACTGAAAGCGGCTGGAGCAATCGGCTTCACCGACGACGGTGTAGGCGTACAGAATGCACAAATGATGAAGGATGCCATGAAGCTGGCAGCGGGGCTGGATATGCCGGTCATCGCCCACTGTGAGGATAACTCGCTGGTTGAAGGCTGTGCGGTAGCCGAGGGTACTTTTGCCGACAAGCATGGTCTGAAGGGAATTCCGAATGAATCGGAAGCCATTCATGTAGGCCGTGATATTCTGCTGTCTGAAGCTACAGGTGTCCACTATCATGTGTGCCACGTCAGCACGGAGCAATCGGTCCGGCTGATCCGCCAGGCGAAGCAGATCGGCATTAAGGTGACCGCTGAGGTATGCCCGCATCACCTGCTGCTCTCGGAGGAAGATATCCCGGGACTCGATGCGAACTGGAAAATGAACCCTCCGCTGCGCTCGCGCCGTGACGTGGAAGCCTGCATCGAAGGACTGCTGGACGGCACGCTGGATATCATCGTGACTGACCATGCGCCGCACAGTGCAGAAGAGAAAGCCAAGGGCATGCAGCTGGCACCGTTTGGAATCGTCGGCTTTGAGACGGCCTTCCCGCTGCTGTATACAGCTTTTGTGGCTACAGGCAAGTGGGACCTGTCCCTGCTGGTCCAGCGGATGACCGCGGATCCGGCCCGGGTGTTCAGACTGAATACAGGCAGCCTTGCCATCGGGGCGCCTGCTGATCTGACCCTGATTGATTTGAATGAAGAGAAGGAAGTGAATCCGGATACGTTTGCCAGCAAAGGACGGAATACTCCGTTCGGCGGATGGAAGCTCAAGGGCTGGCCGGTGAAGACTTGGGTAGATGGCAGAGCGGTATGGAGTGAAGCATAA
- a CDS encoding extracellular solute-binding protein, producing the protein MSNLSFQFNLRRLLALGVSVALLLPVIPAAAEAPVPAAGKGTAVASSADSLPSGGKRVLRIGSLWSNGDDTYLRQSFTDLYELTHPDVKLEFVPAVDVEKSRFTGSYMPDGPDAQKLMRNAMLGSDPVDIIIGDSSLIQNLADQNLLAPLQPLIDRDAYDLSNMAPTMLNGVRALGRGHLFALAPTFSASVLYYNKGIFDKAGAAYPVDGMTWDELFALAGKVTKTSKQGEGRIYGFSMSRYVGDPFWDLQSYLSPLQAAVYDNQGRAMTVNNAVWSEGWTTFSTLMQKQIIPDPADIEAAAAAGSAAQGEGEFNPLQGDLFLTGGAAMVIGDYGYLNDLAAVDRNAYRIKNYSPVDWGIAEVPSFAGKPGVAVGASLDNMLAINSTAQNAEDAWELIKYVNSNEAARIKSNNRYQLTSRMDYNSPQKAGISLAPFYNLKPVPVSPSFPNSLQFRMENLYQVNQAGQMLFNEVVQGKRTVANALKAWEQQGNHMLNAMRKDPAVFFNLDNGWLEASRKNK; encoded by the coding sequence ATGTCCAATTTATCCTTTCAGTTTAATCTCAGGCGTTTACTGGCGCTGGGAGTCTCTGTAGCGCTGCTGCTGCCTGTTATTCCAGCCGCCGCCGAGGCTCCCGTTCCTGCTGCCGGCAAGGGAACAGCTGTGGCCTCTTCAGCAGATAGCTTGCCTTCAGGCGGAAAGCGTGTGCTGCGGATCGGCAGCCTGTGGAGTAACGGTGACGACACTTATCTGCGCCAGAGCTTCACGGACCTCTACGAGCTAACCCATCCGGATGTGAAGCTGGAGTTTGTTCCGGCTGTGGATGTGGAGAAATCACGGTTCACCGGCTCCTACATGCCGGACGGACCGGATGCTCAGAAGCTTATGCGGAATGCGATGCTGGGGAGCGATCCGGTGGATATAATTATCGGAGACAGCAGCCTCATTCAAAACCTGGCAGACCAGAACCTGCTTGCGCCGCTACAGCCGCTGATTGACCGTGACGCCTATGATCTCAGCAACATGGCTCCTACGATGCTGAACGGAGTCCGGGCGCTGGGACGGGGGCATCTGTTCGCTCTGGCACCTACGTTCAGTGCAAGCGTGCTTTATTACAACAAAGGGATATTCGATAAGGCCGGTGCAGCCTATCCGGTGGATGGTATGACCTGGGATGAGCTGTTCGCACTGGCGGGCAAGGTGACGAAGACCTCCAAACAGGGGGAAGGCCGGATTTACGGTTTTTCCATGAGCCGCTATGTGGGTGATCCTTTCTGGGATCTGCAGTCCTATCTTTCACCTCTCCAGGCTGCCGTGTATGACAATCAAGGCAGGGCCATGACAGTGAATAATGCCGTGTGGAGCGAAGGCTGGACCACCTTCAGCACCCTAATGCAGAAGCAGATTATTCCCGATCCGGCGGATATCGAAGCTGCTGCCGCTGCCGGATCAGCAGCCCAAGGGGAAGGGGAATTTAATCCGCTCCAAGGAGATTTATTCCTGACAGGCGGAGCGGCAATGGTTATCGGGGATTATGGATATTTGAACGATCTGGCGGCTGTGGACCGTAATGCTTACCGGATCAAGAACTATAGCCCGGTAGATTGGGGGATCGCGGAAGTGCCTTCATTTGCCGGGAAACCGGGAGTGGCCGTTGGGGCCAGTCTTGACAATATGCTGGCTATCAACAGTACGGCACAGAATGCGGAGGATGCCTGGGAACTGATTAAATACGTGAACAGCAATGAAGCGGCCCGAATCAAGTCGAATAACCGGTATCAGCTCACCTCCCGCATGGACTATAACAGCCCGCAGAAGGCTGGAATAAGCCTGGCTCCCTTTTACAACCTGAAGCCGGTACCGGTAAGCCCTTCTTTTCCGAATAGTCTGCAGTTCCGGATGGAGAACCTGTATCAGGTTAACCAGGCTGGACAGATGCTGTTCAATGAAGTCGTGCAAGGTAAACGGACGGTGGCCAATGCCCTCAAAGCCTGGGAGCAGCAAGGCAATCATATGCTGAATGCGATGCGCAAGGATCCGGCGGTGTTCTTTAATCTCGATAACGGATGGCTGGAGGCAAGCAGGAAGAATAAGTGA
- the pyrE gene encoding orotate phosphoribosyltransferase has translation MSQTENKSEQVARYLLEIGAVALRPQEPFTWTSGIKSPIYCDNRLTLSFPAVRNYIAEAFAELIRTSYPDAEVIAGTATAGIPHAAWVADKLGLPMAYIRDKAKGHGKQNQIEGLIAPGQKVIVIEDLISTGGSSIKAAQAVQEAGGQPLAVLAIFSYELDRAADAFTAAGIPLQSLSNYSTLIDVALAQGTIAESDVALLQSWRKDPAAFGV, from the coding sequence ATGAGCCAAACAGAGAATAAAAGTGAACAGGTGGCCCGCTACCTGCTGGAGATCGGTGCTGTAGCCTTGCGCCCGCAGGAGCCGTTTACCTGGACATCGGGTATTAAATCACCGATCTATTGCGATAACCGCCTGACGCTGTCTTTCCCGGCTGTCCGTAACTACATCGCAGAGGCCTTCGCAGAGCTGATCAGAACCAGCTATCCGGATGCAGAAGTGATCGCCGGCACCGCAACCGCCGGAATTCCGCACGCGGCTTGGGTGGCCGATAAGCTCGGCCTGCCAATGGCTTACATCCGGGACAAGGCTAAAGGCCACGGCAAGCAGAACCAGATTGAAGGCCTGATTGCTCCCGGCCAGAAGGTTATCGTAATCGAGGACCTGATCTCCACCGGCGGCAGCTCGATCAAGGCGGCGCAGGCTGTGCAGGAAGCAGGCGGGCAGCCGCTGGCTGTCCTGGCGATCTTCAGCTATGAGCTGGACCGTGCGGCAGACGCATTCACAGCCGCCGGTATTCCGCTGCAGAGCCTGTCTAACTACAGCACACTCATTGATGTGGCGCTGGCTCAAGGTACGATTGCTGAGAGCGATGTGGCCCTGCTGCAGTCTTGGCGTAAAGATCCGGCTGCATTCGGCGTATAG
- a CDS encoding replication protein, with the protein MYADVGITRSPPTDAHIRISHEIHQELIRWKFSQRQRDVIDFILTLNWGCGKPSAIIPELKDFAETGIGKNHIRGVLEGLLQGKVILWDKELNTFQLNKHYDLWNMESVISANPNRFKELINLNLARPSPNLLKSAVPEKGSVSRNYPSCIKGSSVLKASIKAIKRFKRTTTTTITTTIRTSTDTLKKEHGSYSFQNILLDYKNNFVAGGKLTPFDENDLQSLFGTYGGEWLHTAMRTAYRLGADKRNLAYVQGILWGYRERGGIDKPETRKPVEPSPTPYAPRNYEGSRSQGSARD; encoded by the coding sequence TTGTATGCGGACGTAGGCATTACGAGATCCCCGCCAACGGATGCTCACATCAGAATATCGCATGAAATACACCAAGAGCTGATCCGGTGGAAGTTTTCTCAGCGCCAGCGTGATGTCATAGATTTTATCCTGACGCTGAACTGGGGGTGTGGGAAGCCATCGGCAATCATTCCGGAATTGAAGGATTTTGCTGAAACAGGAATAGGTAAAAATCATATCCGTGGTGTCTTAGAAGGGCTTCTTCAAGGGAAGGTCATTCTATGGGATAAGGAGTTGAATACTTTTCAGCTGAACAAGCATTATGATCTCTGGAACATGGAGTCAGTCATAAGCGCGAATCCTAACAGGTTCAAGGAGCTAATCAATCTCAATCTGGCAAGACCATCGCCCAATTTGCTGAAATCTGCCGTACCCGAAAAGGGAAGCGTCTCACGTAATTATCCTAGTTGTATCAAGGGTTCCAGCGTTCTTAAAGCTAGTATTAAAGCTATTAAAAGATTTAAAAGAACTACTACTACAACAATAACAACAACAATTAGAACAAGCACGGACACGTTGAAGAAGGAACATGGGTCCTATTCATTCCAGAACATCTTGCTGGACTACAAAAATAACTTTGTCGCAGGCGGCAAGCTAACCCCTTTTGACGAAAATGACCTGCAGTCCTTATTCGGCACTTACGGAGGAGAATGGCTGCATACAGCCATGAGAACAGCCTACCGGCTCGGCGCGGATAAGCGGAACCTGGCTTATGTACAAGGCATCCTCTGGGGCTATCGTGAGCGGGGCGGTATAGATAAACCGGAAACCAGGAAACCCGTAGAGCCTTCGCCAACGCCGTACGCTCCAAGGAACTACGAGGGTTCACGCAGCCAGGGGAGTGCGAGGGATTGA
- the carA gene encoding glutamine-hydrolyzing carbamoyl-phosphate synthase small subunit: MQARLLLQDGTLFTGTAFGAEGEMTGEVVFNTGITGYQEVLSDPSYCGQIVTMTYPLIGNYGITRDDFESVRPFVHGFVVRRHEAVPSNWRAEYSVDDLLKEYGIPGISEIDTRMLTRIIRHYGTMKAILTTSNKRVEELMEMMGDTTIEELRNQVARTSTTKTYSSPGNKERIVLVDYGAKTGILRELNSRGCDVVVVPHDATADEIRRLNPDGIQLSNGPGDPKDVPYAVQTISELLGEYPIFGICLGHQLFALACGADTEKLKFGHRGGNHPVKELESGRCFITSQNHGYTVNEESIASTELEVTHINNNDKTVEGLKHTRYPAFSVQYHPEAAPGPHDSSYLFDRFLQMIAEHKAKMPAGSRQAQLAANARITAPKPTTQLEAVKGAL; this comes from the coding sequence ATGCAGGCGAGATTGCTGCTTCAGGACGGAACGCTGTTCACAGGCACCGCATTTGGCGCGGAAGGCGAAATGACAGGCGAGGTTGTATTTAACACAGGAATTACGGGATATCAGGAGGTGCTGTCTGATCCTTCGTACTGCGGCCAGATCGTTACAATGACCTATCCGCTGATCGGGAACTACGGCATTACCCGCGATGATTTCGAATCTGTGCGCCCTTTTGTGCACGGCTTTGTTGTACGGCGCCATGAGGCTGTACCAAGCAACTGGCGTGCTGAATACAGCGTGGACGATCTGCTGAAGGAATACGGCATTCCCGGAATCAGCGAGATTGATACCCGGATGCTGACCCGCATTATCCGCCACTACGGCACGATGAAGGCGATTCTCACCACTTCGAACAAGCGGGTGGAAGAGCTGATGGAAATGATGGGTGACACTACGATTGAAGAGCTGCGCAATCAGGTAGCACGTACCTCAACCACTAAGACATACAGCAGTCCTGGCAATAAGGAACGGATTGTACTTGTGGATTACGGCGCGAAGACAGGCATTCTGCGTGAGCTGAACAGCCGCGGCTGCGATGTCGTTGTGGTGCCGCATGATGCCACTGCCGACGAGATCCGCCGCCTGAACCCGGACGGGATTCAGCTGTCGAACGGCCCCGGGGACCCGAAGGATGTGCCTTATGCGGTACAGACGATCTCCGAGCTGCTTGGTGAATATCCGATCTTCGGCATCTGCCTTGGCCATCAGCTGTTCGCGCTGGCTTGCGGCGCCGATACCGAGAAGCTTAAGTTCGGACACCGCGGCGGCAACCATCCGGTGAAAGAGCTGGAGAGCGGGCGCTGCTTCATCACTTCCCAGAACCATGGCTACACTGTAAACGAAGAATCTATTGCGAGCACTGAGCTCGAAGTTACACATATCAACAACAACGATAAGACCGTCGAAGGACTGAAGCATACCCGTTACCCTGCTTTTTCGGTGCAATATCACCCTGAAGCAGCGCCGGGACCGCATGACAGCAGCTACCTGTTTGACCGCTTCCTGCAGATGATTGCAGAACACAAAGCGAAGATGCCGGCAGGCTCGCGCCAGGCGCAGCTTGCAGCGAATGCCAGAATCACGGCACCGAAACCTACAACCCAGCTTGAAGCCGTGAAAGGAGCCCTATAA
- the carB gene encoding carbamoyl-phosphate synthase large subunit encodes MPKNEKLKKILVIGSGPIVIGQAAEFDYAGTQACQALKEEGVEVVLINSNPATIMTDTNMADKVYIEPITLEFVTGIIRQERPDGLLPTLGGQTGLNMAVELARAGVLQQENVKLLGTQLESIEKAEDRDLFRDLMRELDQPVPESAIITSVEEALGFAAGIGYPLIVRPAYTLGGTGGGICDNEEELRETVKAGIRYSPIGQCLVEKSIAGMKEVEYEVMRDANDNCIVVCNMENFDPVGVHTGDSIVVAPSQTLSDREYQMLRSASLKIIRALNIEGGCNVQFALDPQSYQYYVIEVNPRVSRSSALASKATGYPIAKMAAKIALGYTLDEIVNPVTGQTYACFEPTLDYIVSKIPRWPFDKFTSANRKLGTQMKATGEVMAIGRTFEESIHKAIRSLEIGVHRFRLPGAELLEDSVLRTRLAKADDERLFLIAEAFRRGYGLQEVQDITNVDWWFLSKIEGLVNFEDEIRAEETLSAEILYQAKRKGFTDRAIAEIRAEGRPGGAFTKEAEVRVLRLQQGLVPVFKMVDTCAAEFEASTPYYYSTYETENEVIHSDKQKVIVLGSGPIRIGQGIEFDYSTVHAVWAIQKAGYEAVIINNNPETVSTDFNTSDRLYFEPLFFEDVMNVIAQENPIGVIVQFGGQTAINLAAPLAAAGVNILGTSLESIDEAENRKKFEALLARLDIAQPKGKTVINIDEAVETAQSLGYPVLVRPSYVLGGRAMEIVYNDAELLSYMVEAVKVNPEHPVLIDRYMLGKEVEVDAICDGETVVIPGIMEHVERAGVHSGDSIAVYPPQYLDAGLKQKIAEITIKIAKELKTIGLVNIQFVIYQNEVYVIEVNPRSSRTVPFLSKVTGIPMANLATKIILGGKLAEDGYTEGLWPESDYVSVKVPVFSFAKLRRVEPTLGPEMKSTGEVMGRDKLYAKALYKGLIGAGMKIPATGAIIVTVADKDKAEAVELMKGFHAMGYKIIATGGTAAALEQAGLNVMNVNKLDEGEPTIVDLIRGGQANFVFNTLTKGKTPERDGFRIRREAVENGVVCMTSLDTVTALLRMLQTINFSSQSMPAFVGQ; translated from the coding sequence ATGCCTAAGAACGAGAAGCTCAAAAAAATTCTGGTTATCGGCTCCGGCCCGATCGTCATCGGCCAAGCCGCAGAATTTGACTATGCCGGTACGCAAGCCTGCCAGGCGCTTAAAGAAGAAGGCGTAGAAGTGGTGCTGATTAACAGTAATCCGGCTACGATTATGACAGATACCAATATGGCTGACAAAGTATACATTGAACCAATCACGCTTGAATTCGTGACCGGCATTATCCGGCAGGAGCGTCCGGACGGACTGCTGCCGACACTTGGCGGACAGACCGGGCTTAACATGGCTGTAGAGCTGGCCCGTGCCGGTGTACTCCAGCAGGAGAATGTGAAGCTGCTGGGCACCCAGCTGGAATCCATCGAGAAAGCGGAAGACCGTGATTTGTTCCGTGACCTGATGCGCGAGCTGGATCAGCCCGTGCCGGAGAGCGCGATTATCACCAGTGTGGAGGAAGCCCTGGGCTTCGCCGCAGGTATCGGCTATCCGCTGATTGTACGTCCTGCCTACACGCTGGGCGGAACCGGAGGCGGGATCTGCGACAACGAAGAAGAGCTGCGTGAGACTGTCAAGGCCGGTATCCGATACAGCCCGATCGGCCAGTGTCTGGTGGAGAAGAGCATCGCCGGCATGAAGGAAGTCGAATATGAAGTCATGCGGGACGCAAACGACAACTGTATTGTAGTCTGCAACATGGAGAACTTTGATCCGGTTGGCGTACATACAGGTGACAGTATCGTCGTGGCGCCAAGCCAGACGCTGTCGGACCGTGAGTATCAGATGCTGCGCAGTGCTTCACTGAAGATTATCCGCGCGCTGAACATCGAAGGCGGCTGCAACGTGCAGTTCGCACTGGACCCGCAGAGCTACCAGTATTATGTTATCGAAGTGAATCCGCGCGTAAGCCGCTCCTCGGCACTGGCGTCGAAGGCGACCGGTTATCCGATTGCCAAAATGGCGGCTAAGATTGCCCTGGGCTACACGCTGGATGAAATCGTCAACCCGGTTACCGGGCAGACTTATGCCTGCTTCGAGCCGACGCTTGATTATATTGTCAGCAAAATCCCGCGCTGGCCGTTCGACAAATTTACTTCGGCGAACCGTAAGCTGGGTACACAGATGAAGGCGACTGGAGAAGTTATGGCGATCGGCCGTACTTTCGAAGAGTCGATTCACAAGGCCATCCGGTCGCTGGAGATCGGTGTCCACCGTTTCCGCCTGCCGGGAGCTGAGCTGCTGGAAGACAGCGTGCTGCGTACCAGACTGGCTAAGGCGGATGATGAGCGCCTGTTCCTGATCGCTGAGGCCTTCCGCCGCGGCTATGGGCTGCAGGAGGTTCAGGATATCACGAATGTCGACTGGTGGTTCCTGTCCAAGATTGAAGGTCTCGTGAACTTCGAGGATGAGATCCGGGCAGAAGAAACGCTGTCGGCAGAAATACTCTATCAGGCCAAACGCAAAGGCTTCACTGACCGGGCAATTGCCGAGATCCGCGCTGAAGGCCGTCCGGGCGGTGCATTCACCAAGGAGGCGGAGGTACGTGTACTTCGTCTGCAGCAGGGTCTGGTTCCGGTCTTCAAAATGGTCGATACCTGCGCCGCAGAATTCGAAGCTTCAACACCGTACTACTACTCGACTTACGAGACAGAGAACGAAGTCATTCATTCCGACAAGCAGAAGGTAATCGTGCTTGGCTCCGGTCCGATCCGTATCGGCCAGGGCATTGAGTTCGACTATTCCACTGTGCATGCTGTATGGGCTATCCAGAAGGCAGGCTACGAAGCCGTAATTATCAATAACAATCCGGAGACTGTATCCACGGATTTCAATACATCAGACCGCCTGTACTTTGAACCGCTGTTCTTCGAGGATGTGATGAATGTAATCGCCCAGGAGAATCCGATCGGGGTTATCGTCCAGTTCGGCGGACAGACAGCGATCAACCTGGCTGCACCACTCGCTGCAGCAGGCGTGAATATTCTGGGCACCAGCCTGGAGAGCATTGATGAAGCTGAGAACCGCAAGAAGTTCGAAGCGCTGCTGGCCCGTCTGGATATCGCACAACCGAAGGGTAAGACTGTTATCAACATTGATGAAGCTGTAGAAACCGCGCAATCGCTGGGTTATCCGGTGCTGGTTCGTCCATCGTATGTTCTGGGCGGCCGGGCGATGGAGATTGTCTACAACGATGCTGAGCTGCTGAGCTACATGGTTGAAGCGGTAAAGGTAAATCCGGAGCATCCGGTACTGATCGACCGCTACATGCTGGGCAAAGAGGTTGAGGTTGACGCCATCTGCGACGGCGAGACTGTAGTCATTCCAGGAATTATGGAGCATGTGGAACGCGCAGGGGTACACTCCGGTGACTCCATCGCCGTCTATCCGCCGCAATACCTGGACGCGGGCCTGAAGCAGAAGATTGCTGAGATTACCATTAAGATTGCCAAGGAATTGAAGACGATCGGACTCGTCAACATCCAGTTCGTTATTTATCAGAACGAAGTGTATGTCATTGAGGTTAACCCGCGCTCCTCGCGTACGGTTCCTTTCCTCAGCAAGGTTACAGGCATTCCAATGGCTAACCTGGCTACCAAGATCATTCTTGGCGGTAAGCTGGCAGAGGATGGTTATACGGAAGGGCTATGGCCGGAAAGCGATTATGTTTCGGTAAAAGTACCGGTGTTCTCCTTCGCGAAGCTGCGCAGAGTAGAGCCGACCCTTGGACCGGAAATGAAATCGACCGGTGAGGTTATGGGCCGTGATAAGCTGTATGCTAAGGCGCTCTATAAAGGCTTAATCGGGGCGGGAATGAAGATTCCGGCTACCGGGGCAATCATCGTTACAGTAGCCGATAAAGACAAGGCTGAAGCGGTTGAGCTGATGAAGGGCTTCCATGCCATGGGCTACAAAATCATCGCCACCGGCGGTACAGCCGCTGCGCTTGAACAGGCCGGTCTGAACGTGATGAACGTCAATAAGCTGGATGAAGGCGAGCCGACAATTGTCGATCTGATCCGCGGCGGCCAGGCGAACTTCGTCTTCAATACATTGACTAAAGGCAAGACACCAGAGCGTGACGGGTTCCGCATCCGCCGTGAAGCAGTAGAGAACGGGGTTGTATGTATGACCTCACTCGATACGGTAACGGCGCTGCTGAGAATGCTGCAGACGATCAACTTCTCGTCACAGTCGATGCCTGCTTTTGTCGGACAATAA
- the pyrF gene encoding orotidine-5'-phosphate decarboxylase — protein MEQTADQQHENTLQENRNEMAGRLMVALDYPDAAQARLLLDQLEGIPCYMKVGMQLFYAAGPDFIRELKERGYSVFLDVKMHDIPNTVRGGAESLTMLGVDMFNVHAAGGAAMMAAALEGAAKAVSRHPELHIPLIIAVTQLTSTSQETMNNEIGIAGTVSDTVVRYAKLAAGAGLHGVVASPQESALIAEACGPEFRTVTPGIRPAGASLDDQSRVMTPGQAIRQGSHYLVVGRPITAAADPRAAALTIIKEMSEV, from the coding sequence ATGGAGCAGACTGCAGATCAGCAGCATGAGAACACCCTACAAGAGAATCGTAATGAAATGGCCGGACGGCTGATGGTTGCCCTGGATTATCCGGATGCAGCCCAGGCCAGATTGCTGCTTGACCAGCTCGAAGGTATTCCTTGTTATATGAAAGTCGGCATGCAGCTGTTCTACGCTGCCGGGCCGGACTTCATCCGGGAACTGAAGGAGCGCGGCTACTCTGTATTCCTTGACGTCAAAATGCATGATATCCCCAACACAGTCCGGGGCGGGGCGGAGAGCCTGACGATGCTCGGGGTCGATATGTTCAATGTGCATGCCGCAGGAGGAGCGGCCATGATGGCTGCTGCACTGGAAGGCGCAGCGAAGGCAGTCAGCCGGCATCCGGAGCTGCATATTCCGCTAATTATTGCGGTGACCCAGCTGACCAGCACCAGCCAGGAAACGATGAATAATGAGATCGGCATTGCCGGTACAGTGTCAGATACTGTTGTACGATATGCCAAGCTTGCGGCAGGCGCGGGCTTGCACGGTGTAGTAGCATCACCGCAGGAATCAGCGCTCATCGCTGAGGCCTGCGGACCGGAATTCCGCACAGTGACTCCGGGCATCCGTCCGGCCGGTGCTTCCCTGGACGACCAGTCCCGGGTTATGACGCCGGGACAGGCTATACGGCAGGGCAGCCACTACCTGGTAGTGGGCCGGCCGATTACAGCAGCAGCAGATCCGCGCGCTGCAGCACTTACCATCATTAAGGAGATGAGCGAAGTATGA